One region of Polynucleobacter sp. MWH-Aus1W21 genomic DNA includes:
- a CDS encoding DEAD/DEAH box helicase — translation MTFSKETKHESHDSKSAGNEFQNFALAASLLKNVAELGYTQATSVQAQVIPAALAGGDLLVSSQTGSGKTAAFLLPLINQLIEDNPNNSPVPGRAQPKVLVLCPTRELAQQVAADAVNLVRGMKGIRIATVMGGMPYGKQIQALKGALLVVATPGRLLDLCDSKAIRLDDVKQLVIDEADRMLDMGFADDLEAIDKRCAGRNQTLMFSATFAPKIMSLANELTTDAKRIELAHAGEKHANIEQKLHWADSMSHKHKLLEHILADADLDQAVVFASTQVESEKIADTLRANGYEATALHGAMPQAVRMRRLESLRKGHTKILVATDVAARGIDVPRISHVINFGLPMKPEDYTHRIGRTGRAGRNGVAITLVEHRDRAKIRNIERFTQQDIVASVIAGLEPQAKPSFGGGGGRPGGGRSGGGGRSGGGFGGNRSGGGGRYGSGARSESRFGGGGSGDSRPARSADSRPARSADSRPARSADSRPAGGPRFAKPKAGGQRRNFSGS, via the coding sequence ATGACTTTTTCTAAAGAAACTAAACACGAGTCACATGACTCAAAGAGCGCTGGAAATGAATTCCAGAATTTCGCCCTAGCGGCATCACTCCTTAAAAACGTTGCTGAACTGGGTTATACCCAAGCCACTTCCGTGCAAGCTCAGGTTATTCCTGCAGCCTTAGCTGGTGGTGACTTATTGGTCAGCAGCCAAACCGGTAGCGGTAAAACCGCAGCCTTTTTACTGCCTTTGATTAATCAACTCATCGAAGACAACCCGAACAACTCACCTGTACCAGGTCGCGCACAACCTAAAGTGTTAGTGCTCTGCCCTACTCGTGAATTAGCTCAACAGGTTGCCGCCGATGCGGTGAACTTAGTTCGTGGCATGAAAGGTATCCGTATTGCAACTGTTATGGGTGGCATGCCTTACGGCAAGCAAATCCAGGCGTTAAAAGGTGCATTGTTAGTTGTTGCAACACCAGGTCGTTTGCTCGACTTGTGCGACAGCAAGGCAATTCGCTTAGACGACGTAAAACAACTCGTTATCGACGAAGCCGATCGCATGCTCGACATGGGATTTGCCGATGATCTCGAGGCTATTGATAAGCGTTGCGCAGGCCGTAACCAAACTTTGATGTTCTCTGCAACTTTTGCGCCGAAGATTATGTCTTTAGCAAACGAGTTGACCACAGATGCCAAGCGTATTGAACTCGCTCACGCAGGTGAAAAGCACGCCAACATTGAACAGAAGTTGCATTGGGCTGACAGCATGTCTCACAAGCATAAGTTGCTTGAGCACATTTTGGCTGATGCCGATTTGGATCAAGCGGTTGTGTTTGCAAGCACTCAAGTTGAAAGCGAAAAAATTGCTGACACCTTGCGCGCTAATGGCTACGAAGCTACTGCCCTTCATGGTGCAATGCCTCAAGCTGTGCGTATGCGTCGCCTTGAGTCCTTACGTAAAGGTCACACCAAGATTTTGGTTGCGACTGACGTAGCGGCTCGCGGTATTGATGTACCACGCATTAGTCACGTGATTAACTTTGGCTTGCCAATGAAACCAGAAGACTATACGCATCGCATCGGTCGTACTGGTCGTGCAGGTCGTAATGGTGTTGCTATCACTTTGGTTGAACATCGTGATCGCGCCAAGATCCGCAATATCGAACGCTTTACACAGCAAGATATCGTTGCTTCAGTCATCGCTGGTCTTGAGCCACAAGCCAAGCCAAGCTTTGGTGGTGGCGGCGGTCGTCCTGGTGGCGGTCGTTCTGGCGGTGGTGGTCGTTCTGGCGGTGGCTTTGGTGGCAATCGCTCTGGTGGTGGTGGTCGTTATGGCTCAGGCGCTCGTTCAGAGTCTCGCTTTGGTGGTGGTGGTTCAGGCGATTCACGTCCAGCCCGCTCTGCTGACTCACGTCCTGCGCGTTCTGCTGACTCACGTCCTGCGCGTTCTGCTGACTCACGTCCAGCAGGTGGTCCGCGTTTTGCGAAGCCAAAGGCTGGCGGTCAACGTCGCAACTTTAGCGGTAGCTAA
- a CDS encoding chorismate lyase gives MIRRNRLRSAWNRVGSGEIHRAPREWQPWLSDTGSLTQKIEKAIGQKLEIQVLRDCPQSLNSDESRYFHFKLRRCRVREVLLCSNGVPLVMAHSVIPTLSSSGSNHAVLRLGTKPLGAVLFAKTRKHSKAKPPRDIARLDKSSELWKKSFKHFPGLRSPLWARRTLYRLKGHPILVNEIFLPALLNAVKF, from the coding sequence ATGATTCGCCGTAATCGTCTCCGTTCTGCATGGAATCGAGTCGGTTCCGGTGAAATCCATCGGGCGCCACGCGAGTGGCAACCATGGCTAAGCGATACTGGGTCTCTCACCCAAAAAATTGAGAAAGCAATTGGGCAAAAACTGGAAATTCAGGTTTTGCGTGACTGCCCTCAATCACTCAATAGCGACGAAAGTCGCTATTTTCATTTCAAGCTCAGACGCTGCAGGGTACGCGAAGTACTGCTTTGCTCTAATGGAGTTCCCCTGGTAATGGCGCATAGCGTTATTCCAACGCTGAGCTCAAGCGGCAGCAATCATGCCGTTCTACGCCTGGGCACAAAGCCTCTGGGGGCGGTGTTATTCGCCAAAACCCGGAAGCACTCAAAAGCAAAGCCTCCACGGGATATTGCTCGTTTAGATAAAAGCAGTGAATTGTGGAAAAAGTCTTTCAAACATTTTCCTGGTTTGCGTTCACCTCTATGGGCACGACGCACCCTCTATAGATTAAAGGGTCACCCTATTTTGGTAAATGAAATTTTCTTACCCGCTTTATTGAATGCTGTGAAGTTTTAG